In Bythopirellula goksoeyrii, a single window of DNA contains:
- a CDS encoding cytochrome b N-terminal domain-containing protein produces the protein MPDLGETIRESQIWKSIFRHPMPVDRRNRIVVMLTNFFLHLHPVSIKKQGIALSYTWCMGGVTFFLFLVETVTGVLLMFYYRPTVEWAYTDIQMLRDVHSLGILREIHRWGAHAMVITVWLHMYRVFLTGSYKPPREFNWVVGVFLLLLTLLLSFTGYLLPWDQLAVWAITVGSNMARATPFLGHEGPGQQLLTLGGVDMITNASDARFALLGAREVGEETLNRFYILHCIAIPLGVALLLAIHFWRVRKDGGISGPL, from the coding sequence ATGCCCGATTTAGGCGAAACGATTCGCGAATCGCAGATTTGGAAGAGTATTTTTCGTCACCCGATGCCGGTTGATCGCCGTAATCGGATTGTGGTGATGTTGACCAACTTCTTCTTGCACTTGCATCCGGTCTCGATCAAGAAGCAAGGCATCGCTCTTTCCTATACTTGGTGTATGGGTGGTGTGACCTTCTTCTTGTTTCTCGTCGAAACGGTCACCGGTGTATTGTTGATGTTTTATTATCGCCCCACGGTCGAGTGGGCGTATACGGATATTCAAATGCTCCGCGACGTGCATTCCCTGGGAATCCTGCGTGAGATCCATCGCTGGGGCGCCCATGCGATGGTCATTACGGTCTGGCTACACATGTATCGCGTGTTTCTCACGGGCAGCTACAAGCCACCGCGCGAGTTTAACTGGGTCGTCGGGGTGTTTCTGCTGTTATTAACCCTATTGTTGTCCTTTACCGGTTATCTGCTCCCTTGGGATCAATTAGCGGTCTGGGCTATTACGGTCGGTTCGAATATGGCTCGGGCGACTCCGTTTCTGGGGCATGAAGGCCCGGGGCAGCAGTTGTTGACCCTCGGCGGGGTCGACATGATTACCAACGCCTCTGACGCGCGCTTTGCGCTATTGGGTGCGCGCGAAGTAGGTGAAGAAACGCTCAATCGATTTTATATTTTGCACTGTATCGCGATCCCGCTTGGCGTGGCCTTGCTGTTGGCAATCCACTTCTGGCGAGTAAGAAAAGACGGCGGGATCAGCGGACCGCTGTAA
- a CDS encoding QcrA and Rieske domain-containing protein — protein sequence MADKKKMSVAEMLAAARKADGGSDAPADEPAEAPEAAAPEAAEPQASESKPAKPAPAKSASGGRLSVAEMLAAARSGDSGAAEKPAEKKPAPKPAAAKKEAPAKKPAAAAPSEPRDTASILAAAKKSSKAGPTSKAEAAAKEKASPTAKAKPQIVVPPMPEKPDYAKAKPAGAGKKSAESVDETRRGFLHTGFWGLAAVGALWTLATVKFMFPNVRREPPSKFKVGFPDAFPAGQVQTKFKAQFGVWVVNTEFNGQQEIFALKSVCTHLGCTPNWLEAEQKFKCPCHGSGFYKDGINFEGPAPRPLERYAIRVADDGQIEIDKSRTYQEEMGQWEEPTSFIPV from the coding sequence ATGGCTGACAAGAAAAAAATGTCTGTGGCTGAAATGCTAGCCGCAGCCCGCAAGGCTGACGGTGGAAGCGATGCGCCTGCAGATGAGCCAGCGGAGGCTCCCGAGGCCGCAGCCCCCGAAGCAGCAGAGCCCCAAGCATCGGAGTCGAAGCCTGCCAAGCCTGCTCCCGCGAAGTCTGCCAGCGGAGGCCGTCTCAGTGTGGCCGAGATGTTGGCCGCTGCCCGGAGCGGTGATAGTGGTGCCGCCGAGAAGCCTGCGGAGAAAAAGCCCGCTCCGAAGCCCGCTGCTGCAAAGAAGGAAGCTCCCGCGAAGAAGCCCGCTGCTGCCGCGCCGAGCGAGCCTCGCGACACGGCGAGTATTCTAGCTGCAGCGAAGAAATCATCCAAAGCAGGTCCGACTTCCAAGGCAGAGGCTGCCGCCAAGGAAAAGGCGAGTCCCACCGCTAAGGCAAAGCCGCAGATCGTGGTTCCTCCCATGCCGGAGAAGCCGGATTACGCTAAAGCCAAACCTGCAGGTGCGGGAAAAAAATCGGCTGAATCTGTGGACGAAACACGTCGTGGCTTTCTGCATACGGGTTTCTGGGGACTCGCGGCGGTTGGCGCCTTGTGGACGCTGGCGACTGTGAAATTCATGTTCCCCAATGTGCGACGGGAACCACCGAGCAAATTCAAAGTCGGCTTCCCTGATGCGTTTCCCGCCGGACAGGTGCAGACGAAGTTTAAGGCGCAGTTCGGCGTCTGGGTGGTGAACACAGAATTCAATGGGCAGCAAGAGATATTTGCGCTCAAGTCGGTCTGTACCCACCTGGGGTGCACGCCGAACTGGCTCGAAGCCGAGCAAAAATTCAAATGCCCCTGTCATGGTAGCGGTTTCTACAAGGATGGCATCAACTTCGAGGGGCCTGCCCCGCGACCATTGGAGCGATATGCCATCCGCGTCGCCGACGATGGGCAGATTGAAATCGACAAAAGCCGCACATACCAGGAGGAAATGGGGCAGTGGGAAGAGCCAACTTCCTTCATCCCAGTTTAA